The DNA sequence AGGCGAGGAGGCCGACGGCCAGTGCGATGGCGTGGCCGAAGTCGGTGAAGGTGCCGCCGGAGACGAGCGGGAGCCCGAAGAAGGCCACGGAGCCGGCGAGGTAGAGCCAGCGCCAGGGGCCGGGCAGGCGGTACGTCAGCACCCCGACGGCGGTCGCGAGTCCGTAGCTGACGCCGATGTCGACGACGTGGACCATGCTGCGCGGGGCACGGTGGTCCTGGATGGCCATCAGGACCAGTTTCTGGCTGATCAGCGTGGCCGTGATGTGTCCGGTCGCGATGATGAAGAGCCAGCGCAGGGTGCCGAGCCAGCGCTCGACATTGGCCTGGAAGATCTCGAAGAGGACGAAGTAGAGCGGGAGCGAGGCCGGATCCTCGATCCAGAACGCGCTGCTGAGCAGTGCCCGTAGGGGGTGCCGGGCGAGCTCGTGGATATTGCTGCTGTTGCGGTGGAGCAGGACGTGTTCGAGATGGTCGGGCACGATCACGACCACGATGCTGGTGACCG is a window from the Streptomyces sp. NBC_01244 genome containing:
- a CDS encoding rhomboid-like protein, encoding MIEYTEPEASRPVRSWIRSAPGTHIWLLIIAVTSIVVVIVPDHLEHVLLHRNSSNIHELARHPLRALLSSAFWIEDPASLPLYFVLFEIFQANVERWLGTLRWLFIIATGHITATLISQKLVLMAIQDHRAPRSMVHVVDIGVSYGLATAVGVLTYRLPGPWRWLYLAGSVAFFGLPLVSGGTFTDFGHAIALAVGLLAWPLTRHPNPSRIHG